In a genomic window of Balaenoptera ricei isolate mBalRic1 chromosome 3, mBalRic1.hap2, whole genome shotgun sequence:
- the UBLCP1 gene encoding ubiquitin-like domain-containing CTD phosphatase 1 isoform X2 has protein sequence MALPIIVKWGGQEYSVTTLSEDDTVLDLKQFLKTLTGVLPERQKLLGLKVKGKPAENDVKLGALKLKPNTKIMMMGTREESLEDVLGPPPDNDDVINDFDIEDEVVEVENREENLLKISRRVKEYKVEILNPPREGKKLLVLDVDYTLFDHRSCAETGVELMRPYLHEFLTSAYEDYDIVIWSATNMKWIEAKMKELGVSTNANYKITFMLDSAAMITVHTPRRGLIDVKPLGVIWGKFSEFYSKKNTIMFDDIGRNFLMNPQNGLKIRPFMKAHLNRDKDKELLKLTQYLKEIAKLDDFLDLNHKYWESCAMTVPA, from the exons ATGGCTCTTCCTATCATTGTAAAATGGGGTGGACAGGAATATTCAGTGACCACACTTTCAGAAGATGATACTGTGCTAGATCTCAAACAGTTTCTCAAGACCCTTACGGGAGTGCTACCAGAACGCCAGAAGTTACTTGGACTCAAAGTTAAAG GCAAACCTGCAGAAAATGATGTTAAGCTTGGAGCTCTCAAACTGAAACCAAATACTAAAATCATGATGATGGGAACTCGTGAGGAGAGCTTG GAAGATGTCTTAGGTCCACCTCCTGACAATGATGATGTTATTAACGACTTTGATATTGAAGATGAAGTAGTTGAAGTAGAAAATAG ggAGGAAAACCTACTGAAAATTTCCCGCAGAGTAAAAGAGTACAAAGTGGAAATTTTGAATCCTCCCAGGGAAGGGAAAAAACTTTTGGTACTAGATGTTGATTATACATTATTTG ACCATAGGTCTTGTGCAGAGACTGGGGTAGAATTAATGCGGCCATATCTTCATGAATTCCTAACATCTGCATATGAGGATTATGACATTGTTATTTGGT CTGCAACAAATATGAAGTGGATTGAAGCTAAAATGAAA gAGCTGGGAGTGAGTACAAATGCAAATTACAAGATAACCTTCATGTTGGACAGTGCTGCTATGATAACAGTGCATACTCCAAGGAGAGGATTAATAGAT GTAAAGCCTCTTGGTGTTATATGGGGAAAGTTTTCGGAGTTTTACAGCAAAAAAAACACCATCATGTTTGATGACATAGGAAGAAATTTTCTAATGAACCCACAGAATGGACTAAAG ATAAGACCTTTTATGAAAGCACACCTAAATCGAGATAAagacaaagaacttttaaaattaacccAGTACCTCAAGGAAATAGCAAAGTTAGATGACTTTTTGGACCTAAATCACAAATATTGGGAAAG
- the UBLCP1 gene encoding ubiquitin-like domain-containing CTD phosphatase 1 isoform X1, with amino-acid sequence MALPIIVKWGGQEYSVTTLSEDDTVLDLKQFLKTLTGVLPERQKLLGLKVKGKPAENDVKLGALKLKPNTKIMMMGTREESLEDVLGPPPDNDDVINDFDIEDEVVEVENREENLLKISRRVKEYKVEILNPPREGKKLLVLDVDYTLFDHRSCAETGVELMRPYLHEFLTSAYEDYDIVIWSATNMKWIEAKMKELGVSTNANYKITFMLDSAAMITVHTPRRGLIDVKPLGVIWGKFSEFYSKKNTIMFDDIGRNFLMNPQNGLKIRPFMKAHLNRDKDKELLKLTQYLKEIAKLDDFLDLNHKYWERYLSKKQGQ; translated from the exons ATGGCTCTTCCTATCATTGTAAAATGGGGTGGACAGGAATATTCAGTGACCACACTTTCAGAAGATGATACTGTGCTAGATCTCAAACAGTTTCTCAAGACCCTTACGGGAGTGCTACCAGAACGCCAGAAGTTACTTGGACTCAAAGTTAAAG GCAAACCTGCAGAAAATGATGTTAAGCTTGGAGCTCTCAAACTGAAACCAAATACTAAAATCATGATGATGGGAACTCGTGAGGAGAGCTTG GAAGATGTCTTAGGTCCACCTCCTGACAATGATGATGTTATTAACGACTTTGATATTGAAGATGAAGTAGTTGAAGTAGAAAATAG ggAGGAAAACCTACTGAAAATTTCCCGCAGAGTAAAAGAGTACAAAGTGGAAATTTTGAATCCTCCCAGGGAAGGGAAAAAACTTTTGGTACTAGATGTTGATTATACATTATTTG ACCATAGGTCTTGTGCAGAGACTGGGGTAGAATTAATGCGGCCATATCTTCATGAATTCCTAACATCTGCATATGAGGATTATGACATTGTTATTTGGT CTGCAACAAATATGAAGTGGATTGAAGCTAAAATGAAA gAGCTGGGAGTGAGTACAAATGCAAATTACAAGATAACCTTCATGTTGGACAGTGCTGCTATGATAACAGTGCATACTCCAAGGAGAGGATTAATAGAT GTAAAGCCTCTTGGTGTTATATGGGGAAAGTTTTCGGAGTTTTACAGCAAAAAAAACACCATCATGTTTGATGACATAGGAAGAAATTTTCTAATGAACCCACAGAATGGACTAAAG ATAAGACCTTTTATGAAAGCACACCTAAATCGAGATAAagacaaagaacttttaaaattaacccAGTACCTCAAGGAAATAGCAAAGTTAGATGACTTTTTGGACCTAAATCACAAATATTGGGAAAG GTATCTCTCAAAGAAGCAAGGACAGTAG